The genomic segment ACGTCTGGAGCAGGAAGAGTGCTGGCATCCTCAAGGCTCTCATCAGTCCCACAGTCTCTAGACAATGGTGGCTGATTCATCGGCCATGCTTCATCAACCCCCCACATTTTGCATTGTCAGGATTTTCCTCGTCTAATTCCCACTTCAAAGGGTTATTCATGATATATTCTCTTATTTCCTTCAGCTCGTTTTCATTTCGTATCACATGTTCGTAATAATTGCGTTGCCACACCGCGGCTCCCGGCGTCTGACGTGTGGCATTGATGCGTCTAGTGCTCACCGATTTGAATAAACGGACGATCGTCGGAATGGAACTCGATGTCGGTTTGCCGAATCGTTCCAACGTAGGGGCACGTTGCAACGTGCCCCTACCACCGTCACGCAACACAACAATTCCATGCACGTGGTTCGGCATTACCACAAAGGCATCCAATTCCACACTGGGGCGAAGGATGGCTGCTTGTAACCATTCCTGGTGCACGATTTCCCCGTATTCGTTCATTCGTACTTCCCCATCGGCTATTCCACCGAATAAACACTCCCGACCTTGTGTGCAAACGGTTATAAAATACGCCCCTGCTTGCGAATAATCGTAATTCTTTAATCGGATAGACCTCCGATGGCATTTCCCAGGTTCGTATCTCTGGACAATGGTGGCTGATTCATCGGACATGCTATATCAACCTCCTTTGTCTTGCATTATCATGGTCTTCTTCATCCGACTCCCCTTT from the Chloroflexota bacterium genome contains:
- a CDS encoding transposase, encoding MSDESATIVQRYEPGKCHRRSIRLKNYDYSQAGAYFITVCTQGRECLFGGIADGEVRMNEYGEIVHQEWLQAAILRPSVELDAFVVMPNHVHGIVVLRDGGRGTLQRAPTLERFGKPTSSSIPTIVRLFKSVSTRRINATRQTPGAAVWQRNYYEHVIRNENELKEIREYIMNNPLKWELDEENPDNAKCGGLMKHGR